One region of Oryza sativa Japonica Group chromosome 10, ASM3414082v1 genomic DNA includes:
- the LOC107278398 gene encoding mitogen-activated protein kinase kinase kinase 17, with product MAAAIIGGGGWTRLRSVGRGASGAVVSLAANDVSGELFVIKSAGEGAARQQLRREWSVMSGLSSPHVLKCLGFVQASGGCGGGEHQLFLEYAPGGSLADVVARNGGRLDEGAVRTYAADVLRGLDYLHGKLVVHGDVKGSNVLVGADGRAKLTDFGCARVAMPGGSKQPVLGGTPAFMAPEVARGEEQGLAADVWALGCTVIEMATGRAPWSDMDNVLPALHKIGYTDAVPDLPRWLSPEAKDFLRGCLQRRAGDRPTAAQLLQHPFISKSCGLNNKETVKATWVSPTSALDATLWESESSSTDGEEVDDMSSNSPTGRIRAMACSCQTLPDWDSDDHGCSWIEVLGSVSINVANKTAAIEQRVTSMACSPSSVPDWDSGNQGWIDVLSSVSISIANKLETATAADNVSSECPAKWVRAMACSPSSVPDWDSDQGWIDVLGASPDVVAAEEFDVAAAADQISGQAVGSIVVGVGSSEQSVVVENQEDEFTSLSSCSERVLLVGVHAADNNAASRKAGIKRCSNFSC from the coding sequence ATGGCCGCGGcgatcatcggcggcggcggatggacgCGCCTCCGCAGCGTTGGCCGGGGCGCTTCCGGCGCCGTGGTGTCGCTGGCAGCGAACGACGTCTCCGGGGAGCTCTTCGTCATCAAGTCGGCCGGCGAGGGCGCCGCGAGGCAGCAGCTCCGGCGAGAGTGGAGCGTCATGTCCGGGCTGTCCTCGCCGCACGTGCTCAAGTGCCTTGGCTTTGTCCAGGCctccggcggctgcggcggcggcgagcaccagCTGTTCCTGGAGTACGCGCCCGGCGGATCGCTCGCCGACGTGGTGGCGAGAAACGGGGGTCGCCTCGACGAGGGCGCCGTCAGGACGTACGCGGCCGACGTGCTTAGAGGGCTCGACTACCTCCACGGGAAGCTCGTCGTGCACGGCGACGTCAAGGGGAGTAATGTGCTCGTCGGCGCCGATGGCCGCGCCAAGCTCACCGACTTCGGGTGCGCGAGGGTGGCAATGCCCGGTGGTTCGAAGCAGCCGGTGCTCGGCGGCACGCCGGCGTTCATGGCGCCCGAGGTGGCGCGTGGCGAGGAGCAAGGGCTGGCCGCCGACGTCTGGGCGCTGGGCTGCACCGTCATCGAGATGGCCACCGGCCGCGCCCCGTGGAGCGACATGGACAACGTCCTCCCCGCGCTCCACAAGATCGGGTACACGGACGCCGTGCCGGACCTGCCACGGTGGCTGTCACCGGAGGCGAAGGACTTCTTGCGCGGATGCCTGCAACGGCGCGCCGGCGACCGTCCCACGGCGGCGCAGCTGCTACAGCACCCGTTCATCTCCAAGTCATGCGGTCTCAACAACAAGGAAACCGTCAAGGCGACATGGGTGTCGCCGACGAGCGCGCTCGACGCGACATTATGGGAGTCCGAGTCGTCGTCGACCGACGGCGAGGAAGTCGACGACATGTCGTCGAACAGCCCTACCGGCCGGATCAGAGCAATGGCATGCTCCTGCCAGACATTGCCGGACTGGGACTCCGACGACCATGGCTGCAGCTGGATCGAAGTCCTCGGCAGCGTCTCCATTAATGTAGCAAACAAAACAGCAGCAATAGAGCAGAGGGTGACATCAATGgcgtgctcgccgtcgtcggtgccGGACTGGGACTCCGGCAACCAAGGCTGGATCGATGTCCTCAGCAGCGTCTCCATTAGCATAGCAAATAAATTagaaacagcaacagcagcagataACGTATCTTCAGAGTGTCCAGCCAAGTGGGTGAGAGCAATGGCGTGCTCGCCGTCATCGGTGCCGGACTGGGACTCCGATCAAGGATGGATCGATGTTCTCGGTGCATCACCCGATGTCGTAGCGGCGGAAGAATTCGATGTAGCGGCAGCCGCCGATCAGATTTCCGGCCAAGCTGTGGGTAGCATTGTTGTAGGGGTAGGTAGCAGTGAGCAATCTGTAGTTGTTGAGAACCAGGAGGATGAGTTCACCTCCTTGAGTTCTTGCAGCGAGCGAGTTTTGCTTGTAGGTGTTCATGCTGCTGATAATAATGCGGCCTCTCGGAAGGCCGGAATAAAAAGATGTTCCAATTTTTCGTGCTAG
- the LOC107279040 gene encoding mitogen-activated protein kinase kinase kinase 18-like, translating into MAAAIIGVGGGGWTRLRSIGHGASGATVSLAADDASGELFVVKSAGDAVAATARQQLRREWSVMSGLSSPHVLRCLGFVQAAAGAGGEHQLLLEYAPGGSLADVVARNGDRLDESAFRAYAADVLRGLDYLHEKLVVHGDVKGSNVLVGADGRAKLADFGCARVVMPGGSKQPVLGGTPAFMAPEVARGEEQGPAADVWALGCTVIEMATGRAPWSDMDDVLAALRMIGYTDAVPDLPPWLSPEAKDFLRRCMQRRAGDRPTAAQLLQHPFVSKSCGLKKEVVKATWVSPTSALDAAAALWESETSSSTDDEEADDMSNSPTGRIIAMASSGGQTLPDWDSDDHGWIEVLGTVSINIAKKKTAAAEDYEASESPAKRVRAMACSPSSVPDWDSDNHGWIDVLSASPADDNGGEGNAPEEFDVVAAADQIFGEAVGSIVVGVGSEQSVVVENQEDEFISLSYCSERILLVAVHAADNNAASRKAGIKECSHDPRVTIYRMPPPKPIVVVVLVIMVLVIVARPQRYCATKVTKMGVARSGCHAHIATHLRSPSLCPSYY; encoded by the exons ATGGCCGCGGCGAtcatcggcgtcggcggcggcggatggacgCGCCTCCGCAGCATCGGGCACGGCGCGTCCGGCGCCACAGTGTCTCTCGCGGCGGACGACGCCTCCGGCGAGCTCTTCGTCGTGAAGTCGGCCGGTGATGCGGTCGCCGCCACGGCGAGGCAGCAGCTCCGGCGAGAGTGGAGCGTCATGTCCGGGCTCTCCTCGCCGCACGTGCTCAGGTGCCTTGGCTTTgtccaggccgccgccggcgccggcggcgagcaccagCTGCTCCTCGAGTACGCGCCCGGCGGATCGCTCGCCGACGTGGTGGCGAGAAACGGGGATCGCCTCGACGAGAGCGCCTTCAGGGCGTACGCGGCGGACGTGCTCAGGGGGCTTGATTACCTCCACGAGAAGCTCGTCGTGCACGGCGACGTCAAGGGGAGTAATGTGCTCGTCGGCGCCGATGGCCGCGCCAAGCTCGCCGACTTCGGGTGCGCGAGGGTGGTGATGCCCGGTGGTTCGAAGCAGCCGGTGCTCGGCGGCACGCCGGCGTTCATGGCGCCCGaggtggcgcgcggcgaggagcaAGGCCCGGCTGCCGACGTGTGGGCGCTGGGCTGCACCGTCATCGAGATGGCCACCGGCCGCGCCCCGTGGAGCGACATGGACGACGTGCTCGCCGCTCTCCGGATGATCGGGTACACGGACGCCGTGCCGGACCTGCCGCCATGGCTGTCACCGGAGGCGAAGGACTTCTTGCGCCGGTGCATGCAACGGCGCGCCGGCGACCGGCCCACGGCGGCGCAGCTGCTACAGCACCCGTTCGTCTCAAAGTCATGCGGTCTCAAGAAAGAAGTCGTGAAGGCGACATGGGTGTCTCCGACGAGCGCGCTCGACGCAGCGGCGGCGTTGTGGGAGTCCGAGACGTCGTCATCGACAGACGATGAGGAAGCTGACGACATGTCGAACAGCCCCACCGGCCGGATCATAGCAATGGCATCCTCCGGCGGCCAGACATTGCCGGACTGGGACTCCGACGACCATGGCTGGATCGAAGTACTCGGCACCGTCTCCATTaacatagcaaaaaaaaaaacagcagcagcagaagattACGAAGCTTCAGAGTCTCCGGCCAAGAGGGTGAGAGCAATGgcgtgctcgccgtcgtcggtgccGGACTGGGACTCCGACAACCATGGTTGGATCGATGTCCTCAGCGCGTCACCGGCCGACGACAATGGCGGTGAAGGGAATGCGCCTGAAGAATTCGATGTAGTGGCAGCCGCCGATCAGATTTTCGGCGAAGCTGTGGGTAGCATTGTTGTAGGAGTAGGTAGTGAACAATCTGTAGTTGTTGAGAACCAGGAGGATGAGTTCATCTCCTTGAGTTATTGCAGCGAGAGAATTTTGCTTGTAGCTGTTCATGCTGCTGATAATAATGCGGCCTCTCGAAAGGCCGGAATAAAAGAATGTTCTCATGATCCTC GTGTCACTATATATCGCATGCCCCCTCCGAAgcccattgttgttgttgtgctCGTCATCATGGTCCTTGTCATCGTTGCCAGACCCCAGCGGTACTGCGCCACCAAGGTCACCAAGATGGGGGTGGCCAGATCCGGATGCCATGCCCATATAGCTACACACCTCCGAAGCCCATCTTTGTGCCCGTCATACTACTAG
- the LOC136353595 gene encoding uncharacterized protein — translation MAKPKTSPLHRVIGAARWDAERPLGRLLILAHAAFLDAGFVPAAAAADDNSIRLPRKVGRTASSLPLRYAAPQLLHWPDDAAAVQLRLCAHGRHLVLYVSMARCSMFREWLDTYWVCLDALAAAALLGGALDDTARALRRDARLAALWGALADRLCRRVLVDVCARNGVTLEPTFMSLPDDVKAAILARLPDGDDLARAECTCAGLRRLVADRDRDAALWKPRYEKLPFLLQLIGGGDDDDGEPTTEVSWKKKYVAARLWPFGELFASMRETRRLPIYAPLLDLDFDSFTRFWVFDDKPSPLPEEITVPRHRRRRRRWRAMPRDAGHGLAARGHGGDKKPRHGAGAVHSPSSRFRWKHR, via the coding sequence ATGGCCAAGCCCAAGACCTCTCCTCTCCACCGTGTCATCGGCGCCGCCCGCTGGgacgccgagcgccccctcggccgcctcctcatcctcgcccacgccgccttcctcgacgccggcttcgtgcccgccgccgccgccgccgacgacaacTCCATCCGGCTTCCGAGGAAGGTGGGCAGGACGGCCTCCTCGCTCCCGCTCCGGTACGCCGCGCCGCAGCTGCTGCACTGGccggacgacgccgccgccgtccagctGAGGCTGTGCGCGCACGGGCGCCACCTCGTCTTGTACGTGTCCATGGCTAGATGCTCCATGTTCAGGGAGTGGTTGGACACGTACTGGGTGTGCCtcgacgcgctcgccgccgcggcgctcctcGGCGGCGCGCTGGACGACACGGCGCGCGCGCTGCGGCGCGACGCGCGCCTGGCCGCGCTCTGGGGCGCGCTCGCCGACAGGCTGTGCCggcgcgtcctcgtcgacgtgTGCGCCAGGAACGGCGTGACGCTGGAGCCCACCTTCATGTCGCTCCCCGACGACGTCAAGGCGGCCATCCTGGCGAGGCtccccgacggcgacgacctcgcgaGGGCCGAGTGCACCTGCGCCGGGCTCCGGCGCCTCGTCGCGGACCGCGACCGCGACGCCGCGCTCTGGAAGCCGAGGTACGAGAAGCTGCCTTTCCTGCTGCAGCTCatcggaggcggcgacgacgacgacggcgagccgacgacggaggtgaGCTGGAAGAAGAAGTATGTGGCGGCGAGGCTGTGGCCTTTCGGAGAGCTCTTTGCGTCCATGAGAGAGACACGGAGGCTACCGATTTATGCACCATTGTTGGACTTGGACTTCGATTCATTCACACGCTTTTGGGTGTTCGATGATaagccgtcgccgttgccggagGAGATCACTGTccctcgtcatcgtcgccgccgtcggaggtGGAGAGCGATGCCAAGGGACGCCGGCCATGGCCTTGCGGCGCGGGGACATGGCGGCGACAAGAAGCCGCGGCATGGCGCCGGCGCGGTTCACTCGCCGTCTTCCCGGTTCCGATGGAAGCACCGGTGA
- the LOC112936659 gene encoding uncharacterized protein, with protein MADTSPLHRIIGAAMWDAEPLLGRLVILAHAAFLDAGFVSTGAANDDGAQSSVRLPRQVGATASALSLRYTAPQLLHRHRQDAAAAAAATVALRVCAHGRRHVVFYVCVRFANPWLDTYWICLDAPAAAALLAGGLDDTARALARRERGARLAALWSALADRLCRRVLVDLCAKNGVPVEPEHELMSLPDDVKVAILARLAAGEDLARVECTCVGLNLLVAEHDSTLWKPMYTKLRSQLRRRLRFLGVSYGEPTAVSWKARYVAVRRRRVPAAHDVFMGEILLPVMTEWMRVPWIRRYPFVPPPPPESPEEEETVVPRRRRRRRAMPRDAGHGRAAPGHGGDKKQWRGAGAVHSPSSGFRWKHR; from the coding sequence ATGGCCGACACCTCTCCACTCCACCGGATCATCGGCGCCGCCATGTGGGACGCCGAGCCCCTGCTCGGCCGCCTCGTAATCCTCGCCCACGCCGCCTTCCTCGACGCGGGTTTCGTGTCCACCGGCGCCGCCAATGACGACGGCGCCCAAAGCTCCGTCCGACTTCCGAGGCAGGTGGGCGCGACGGCCTCCGCGCTCTCGCTCCGGTACACCGCGCCGCAGCTGCTGCACCGGCACCGGCaagacgccgccgcggcggcggcggcgacggttgcgCTGAGGGTGTGCGCGCACGGGCGGCGCCACGTCGTGTTCTACGTGTGCGTCAGGTTCGCCAACCCGTGGCTGGACACGTACTGGATCTGCCTcgacgcgcccgccgccgcggcgctcctcgccggcgggcTGGACGACACGGCGCGCGCGCTGGCGAGGCGCGAGCGCGgcgcgcgcctcgccgcgctCTGGAGCGCGCTCGCCGACAGGCTGTGCCggcgcgtcctcgtcgacctgTGCGCCAAGAACGGCGTGCCGGTGGAGCCCGAGCACGAGCTCATGTCGCTCCCCGACGACGTCAAGGTCGCCATCCTCGccaggctcgccgccggcgaggacctCGCGAGGGTGGAGTGCACGTGCGTCGGGCTTAACCTCCTCGTCGCGGAGCACGACTCCACGCTCTGGAAGCCCATGTACACGAAGCTGCGTTcccagctgcggcggcggctgcggtttCTCGGAGTCAGCTATGGCGAGCCGACGGCGGTGAGCTGGAAGGCTAGGTACGtggcggtgaggcggcggcgtgtTCCGGCGGCGCATGACGTGTTCATGGGAGAAATACTACTGCCGGTGATGACAGAGTGGATGAGAGTTCCATGGATACGTAGGTATCCATTtgtgccgcctccgccgccggagtcgccggaggaggaggagacggtcgtacctcgtcggaggaggaggcggagagcaATGCCAAGGGACGCCGGCCATGGCCGTGCGGCGCCGGGACATGGCGGCGACAAGAAGCAGTGGCGTGGCGCCGGCGCGGTTCATTCGCCGTCTTCCGGGTTCCGATGGAAACACCGGTGA